CACCCGCGAGTCGCGGATGGCTTTGACTTCCCACCCCTCCAGCACGACGCCCGCTTCGTAGCGGTCCTCGATGAAGTAGTCGTGAAAGGCTTTTCTGTTGTCAACAATGCTCATGAAATGGCTAAAATATGTGGTTCAGTTAAACTACTGGCAAAAGAGCGATTCCAACATCATAGCAAACGGTTGATTAATGGCAGTAGTGCACAAAACAGTATTTCTCGGTTATAGCGCCGAGCAAATGTTCGACCTGGTGGCCAAGGTCGAGGATTATCCGAAATTCCTTCCCTGGTGCGGCGGGGTGAAAGTGCTTGAGCGCACTGACGATACGCTGGTTGCCTGCCTTGCCATCCATTTCCATGGCGTCAAGCAGAGCTTCACCACGCGCAATCACAATACCCGGCCCACGCAAATGAAAATGAAGCTGGTCGACGGCCCTTTCAAGACCATGGATGGCACCTGGACCTTCAAGGCGCTGCGCGCCGACGCCTGCAAGGTGCAGTTTGACCTGCACTACGAATTTTCCAGCATGATCCTCGAGCAGCTGATCGGCCCCGTATTTGGCGTGATCGCCAACAGCATGGTCGATTCCTTCTGCAAACGCGCGGAAACCGTGTATGGCTGAGATGCTCCAGGTCCAGGTCTGCTACGCCACGCCGCTGCGCGAAGTGCTGCGCGCGCTGTCGGTGGCGCAGGGCACCACGATTGCGCAGGCCATCGCGGCCAGCGGCATCCTGCACGATATTCCCGGGATTGATCTGGCGGTGCAGCCGGTGGGGCTGTATGGCAAGAAGCGGCCGCTTGACACGGTGCTGCGCGCGCACGACCGCATTGAAATTTACCGCGCCCTGGTGGCCGACCCCAAGGATTCGCGCCGCCGCAGGGCGGAAAAAAAGGCCGCGTGAGCGGCCCCTGTCTGTTTGCGCTTACTGGCAGTTTGCGGCAAGGAAGCGTGCAGTTTCCTTCATGTTGTCGGCCCGTTCCTTGTCGGACATGAATTCGGAGCGGCCCGCGCCGTTGCGGATGCGGATGCCGGAGTCGAGCTTGGCCTTGTTTTCCTGGGCCGCGCGGCAGGCATTGGCCTTGCTGTCGCTGGCCGCCGCCGCATCGGCCAGTTTCTTGTCCTGCACCGCCTTGTCGGCCTGGCGCTTGCGGTAATCCGCCTCGCGCTCGGCCAGGGTCAGCCCCTTGGTGGGCGCCGGCGCCGGGGCTGCGCTGGCGAGGGCCTCCTGCGCGGCAGCTTCGGCCTCCTTGGCCGCCGGGTCCTCGACCACGGCATTCATGGGCGCCCTGAGAATGTTCTTGGCCGGAATGGATGCCGGTGGCGGACGGTCCGACACTTGCTTGAGGCCCTTGGCATCGACCCACATCCATTGCGCCGGGGCGGCGCCGGCCGCGGCCAGCAGCGCTGCTGCAAGGGCACATTGTAAAGAACGCATCATGGTCGCCTTCGCCATCAAAATCTTTCCGTAGGTAATCTAATTGGTGATTTAACCGTGAAATGACGAGGCGGTCAACGTGTTCAATCGAATTGCGGCCATTTTGAGGCCCTGAGGCGACGGCATGGTGGAACTTCTGTATAATTCGCTTTTGCGCCAATAGGAAAATGCTATGCGTCTACTCCAAAAAGCACTCACGTTCGATGATGTGCTGCTCGTCCCCGCTTATTCGAACATCCTGCCTGCCAACACTTCCCTCAAGACTCGCCTGACCCGCAACATCGCCTTGAACATTCCGCTGCTGTCGGCAGCCATGGACACGGTGACGGAAGCGCGGCTTGCCATCGCCATGGCGCAGGAAGGCGGCATCGGCATTATCCACAAAAATCTCTCGCCCAAGGACCAGGCGCGTGAAGTGGCGCGGGTAAAGCGATTCGAGGCAGGCGTGCTGCGCGACCCGATCACGATTCCGCCGGACATGAAGATCCGCGATGTGATCAAGCTGACCGAGCAATATGGCATCAGCGGTTTTCCTGTGGTGGAAGGCAAGTCGGTGGTGGGCATCATCACCAACCGCGACCTGCGCTTTGAAGAGGAACTGGACGCCGAGGCGCGCGCCAAGATGACCCCGCGCGAAAAGCTGGTGTTCGTCAAGGAAGATGCTGATCCAATCGAAGCGAAGCGCCTGATGAACAAGCATCGTCTCGAGCGCGTGCTGGTCGTCAATGACGACTTTGAATTGCGCGGCCTGATCACGGTCAAGGATATCCAGAAGTCGCACGAGCACCCGTTCGCCTCCAAGGATGCCCAGGGCAAGCTGCTGGTGGGCGCTGCCGTTGGCGTGAGCCAGCGCGATGAAGAGCGCATCGATCTGCTGGTGGCAGCCGGTGTGGATGTGCTGGTGGTGGACACGGCACACGGCCATTCGCAAGGCATTCTCGACCGCGTGAAATGGATCAAGACCAAGTACCCGCAG
This region of Massilia sp. PAMC28688 genomic DNA includes:
- a CDS encoding RnfH family protein, which codes for MAEMLQVQVCYATPLREVLRALSVAQGTTIAQAIAASGILHDIPGIDLAVQPVGLYGKKRPLDTVLRAHDRIEIYRALVADPKDSRRRRAEKKAA
- the guaB gene encoding IMP dehydrogenase, which encodes MRLLQKALTFDDVLLVPAYSNILPANTSLKTRLTRNIALNIPLLSAAMDTVTEARLAIAMAQEGGIGIIHKNLSPKDQAREVARVKRFEAGVLRDPITIPPDMKIRDVIKLTEQYGISGFPVVEGKSVVGIITNRDLRFEEELDAEARAKMTPREKLVFVKEDADPIEAKRLMNKHRLERVLVVNDDFELRGLITVKDIQKSHEHPFASKDAQGKLLVGAAVGVSQRDEERIDLLVAAGVDVLVVDTAHGHSQGILDRVKWIKTKYPQVDVIGGNIATAAAALALVEYGADAVKVGIGPGSICTTRIVAGVGVPQITAISNVAEALAGTGVPCIADGGIRFSGDISKALAAGASTVMMGSMFAGTEEAPGEVILYQGRSYKSYRGMGSLGAMADGSADRYFQEAGAKADKFVPEGIEGRVAYKGSVLAIIYQLVGGVRQSMGYCGCASIDELREKAEFVEITSAGMRESHVHDVQITKEAPNYRSE
- a CDS encoding type II toxin-antitoxin system RatA family toxin, which produces MAVVHKTVFLGYSAEQMFDLVAKVEDYPKFLPWCGGVKVLERTDDTLVACLAIHFHGVKQSFTTRNHNTRPTQMKMKLVDGPFKTMDGTWTFKALRADACKVQFDLHYEFSSMILEQLIGPVFGVIANSMVDSFCKRAETVYG
- a CDS encoding DUF4124 domain-containing protein, encoding MMRSLQCALAAALLAAAGAAPAQWMWVDAKGLKQVSDRPPPASIPAKNILRAPMNAVVEDPAAKEAEAAAQEALASAAPAPAPTKGLTLAEREADYRKRQADKAVQDKKLADAAAASDSKANACRAAQENKAKLDSGIRIRNGAGRSEFMSDKERADNMKETARFLAANCQ